In Kitasatospora sp. NBC_00240, the following are encoded in one genomic region:
- a CDS encoding peptidoglycan-binding protein translates to MTDSSVTQRCNYTNARPTLKQGSSGDAVKQAQCFLNFSLTGEGLVVDGEFGPVTDAATRRFQQCAKITVDGLIGSQTWSFLTFWANSTGFAC, encoded by the coding sequence ATGACAGACAGCTCGGTGACCCAGCGCTGCAACTACACCAATGCCCGGCCGACACTCAAGCAAGGCTCGTCGGGGGATGCGGTCAAACAGGCGCAGTGCTTCCTCAATTTCTCGCTGACCGGAGAAGGGCTTGTTGTGGATGGTGAATTCGGTCCCGTGACCGACGCCGCGACGAGACGGTTCCAGCAGTGCGCCAAAATCACCGTCGATGGCCTCATCGGCTCTCAGACCTGGTCGTTCCTGACGTTCTGGGCCAACTCGACGGGCTTCGCCTGCTGA
- a CDS encoding LysM peptidoglycan-binding domain-containing protein yields the protein MTTNTANITYYTVRSGDTLTSIGVIFGTTVEQLVEWNNLPDPDLIRVGQRLIVTRASSSHDSYYIVRSGDTLTSIADMFGTTIDQLVRWNGIPDPDLIKVDQRLIVAKSVPMAA from the coding sequence ATGACGACAAACACCGCGAACATCACCTACTACACCGTCCGGTCCGGTGACACCCTGACGTCCATCGGGGTCATTTTCGGCACGACGGTCGAGCAGCTCGTCGAGTGGAACAATCTTCCTGATCCCGACCTCATCAGGGTCGGCCAGCGACTGATCGTCACGCGGGCGAGTTCTTCCCACGATTCCTACTACATTGTCAGGTCGGGTGACACGCTCACATCCATTGCGGATATGTTCGGCACGACGATCGATCAGCTGGTCCGGTGGAACGGGATTCCTGATCCCGACCTCATCAAGGTCGACCAGCGGCTCATCGTCGCCAAATCGGTGCCCATGGCCGCCTGA
- a CDS encoding TetR/AcrR family transcriptional regulator: MTSKQPTARIRKSPEQVREAVHQAVIDLLSDPGGEDLNIPAIAQRAGVNHTSVYRRWGSLDTLLADMVTTRLERDSPLNDTGTLRGDLLAWAETSVASIRTPQGRALVRAVILSMPNSAQAQDERAQHFRRRMHSIEQIRQRATARGETPPPLEQILDQLIAPFYLRAIFGIDPPATGYPELLVDRLLASRDAGPGVDRRTAARTQP, encoded by the coding sequence GTGACTTCGAAACAACCGACCGCACGCATCCGCAAGAGCCCCGAACAGGTCCGCGAGGCCGTCCACCAGGCCGTCATCGACCTGCTCTCCGACCCGGGCGGCGAAGACCTCAACATCCCCGCGATCGCGCAACGCGCCGGCGTCAACCACACCAGCGTCTACCGGCGCTGGGGCAGCCTCGACACGCTCCTGGCCGACATGGTCACCACCCGGCTCGAACGCGACTCACCGCTGAACGACACCGGCACCCTGCGCGGCGACCTCCTCGCCTGGGCGGAAACCAGCGTCGCCAGCATCCGCACCCCCCAAGGACGCGCCCTCGTACGCGCCGTCATCCTCTCCATGCCCAACAGCGCCCAGGCCCAGGACGAGCGAGCCCAGCACTTCCGACGCCGGATGCACTCCATCGAACAGATCCGCCAGCGGGCCACCGCCCGCGGCGAGACCCCACCACCCCTGGAACAGATCCTCGACCAACTCATCGCACCGTTCTACCTGCGGGCGATCTTCGGCATCGACCCACCGGCCACCGGCTACCCCGAACTCCTCGTCGACCGACTGCTCGCCAGCAGGGACGCCGGCCCCGGCGTCGACCGACGCACCGCGGCACGGACGCAGCCGTAG
- a CDS encoding alpha/beta fold hydrolase encodes MKQLLFPNNIQFWYETLRSMSHIAYGGADFGEVVATGERITEGDYASWYTEWTATADQVSGQAEKALAAGHRVSARDGFLRASNYYRSAEFFLHGHPCDPRHDHAYDRSVACFRAAAALFTPIIEPVEIPYEGTTLPGYLYRVDDSGTPRPTLIMHNGFDGTAEELHFFGAMAGVERGYTVLVFDGPGMPGPRHHEGLVFRPDWENVVTPVVDFAETLPDVDNSRIALLGISMGGILAPRAAAFEHRLAALVAVDGLYDLGETSVRNIPGTREEAERLLRAQSAPELDAALEQIMAKDPIARWAINHGMYVMGVDTPRAFNASYLDYTLAGGIAERIQCPTLVCDAEEDMFFKGQPEQLYDHLTCPRTLMVFTAEEGAGAHCHPGAMRLTQARIYDWLDDILKATA; translated from the coding sequence ATGAAGCAGCTGCTGTTCCCGAACAACATCCAGTTCTGGTACGAGACCCTGCGCTCGATGAGCCACATCGCCTACGGCGGGGCCGACTTCGGCGAGGTCGTCGCCACCGGTGAGCGCATCACCGAGGGCGACTACGCCAGCTGGTACACCGAGTGGACGGCCACCGCCGACCAGGTGTCCGGCCAGGCCGAGAAGGCGCTGGCGGCCGGTCACCGGGTGAGTGCCCGGGACGGCTTCCTGCGGGCCTCGAACTACTACCGGTCGGCGGAGTTCTTCCTGCACGGCCACCCCTGCGACCCGCGGCACGACCACGCCTACGACCGCAGCGTGGCGTGCTTCCGAGCGGCGGCCGCGCTGTTCACCCCGATCATCGAGCCGGTCGAGATCCCGTACGAGGGCACCACCCTGCCGGGCTACCTGTACCGCGTCGACGACTCCGGCACCCCGCGGCCGACGCTGATCATGCACAACGGCTTCGACGGCACCGCGGAGGAACTGCACTTCTTCGGGGCGATGGCCGGCGTCGAGCGCGGCTACACCGTGCTGGTCTTCGACGGCCCCGGCATGCCCGGTCCGCGTCACCACGAGGGCCTGGTGTTCCGTCCCGACTGGGAGAACGTCGTCACCCCGGTCGTGGACTTCGCCGAGACCCTCCCGGACGTCGACAACAGCCGCATCGCGCTCCTCGGAATCAGCATGGGCGGGATCCTCGCCCCCAGGGCCGCCGCGTTCGAGCACCGCCTGGCCGCGCTGGTCGCCGTCGACGGCCTCTACGACCTCGGCGAGACCTCCGTCCGCAACATCCCCGGCACCCGCGAGGAGGCCGAGCGGCTCCTGCGCGCACAGTCCGCTCCCGAACTCGACGCCGCCCTCGAGCAGATCATGGCCAAGGATCCGATCGCCCGCTGGGCGATCAACCACGGCATGTACGTCATGGGTGTCGACACCCCCCGCGCCTTCAACGCCTCCTACCTCGACTACACCCTCGCCGGCGGCATCGCCGAACGGATCCAGTGCCCCACCCTGGTGTGCGACGCCGAGGAGGACATGTTCTTCAAGGGCCAGCCCGAACAGCTCTACGACCACCTCACCTGCCCCAGGACCCTGATGGTGTTCACCGCCGAGGAGGGTGCCGGCGCCCACTGCCACCCCGGCGCCATGCGCCTGACCCAGGCCCGCATCTACGACTGGCTCGACGACATCCTCAAAGCGACCGCCTGA
- a CDS encoding GNAT family N-acetyltransferase: protein MELRHHPRLTEPVRRTLVDVYSDVRAPLLHLPNYAVTAFAERLDRHGSEPGFEAVIGYDAGLPVGYAYGNTIESGDPWWARMSRPMPGEITAHPTLALKEIGVRSRWRGTGAARRIHDELLAGRSEEQVALMVNPAAGDGKVVALYRAWGYEPVNEVPPTSEAPPLIAMVRPIPR from the coding sequence ATGGAGCTGCGACATCATCCACGGCTCACCGAGCCGGTCCGCCGGACCCTCGTCGACGTGTACTCCGACGTCCGGGCGCCGCTGCTCCACCTGCCCAACTACGCGGTCACCGCCTTCGCGGAACGCCTCGACCGGCACGGCTCGGAACCCGGCTTCGAGGCCGTCATCGGCTACGACGCGGGCCTGCCCGTCGGCTACGCCTACGGCAACACGATCGAGTCCGGCGACCCGTGGTGGGCCCGCATGAGCAGACCGATGCCCGGCGAGATCACCGCTCACCCCACGCTGGCACTGAAGGAGATCGGGGTGCGTTCCCGCTGGCGCGGCACCGGTGCGGCCCGCCGCATCCACGACGAACTCCTGGCCGGGCGCAGCGAGGAGCAGGTGGCGCTCATGGTCAACCCGGCGGCCGGCGACGGAAAGGTCGTAGCGCTCTACCGGGCGTGGGGCTACGAGCCGGTCAACGAGGTGCCGCCGACTTCGGAGGCACCCCCGTTGATCGCGATGGTCCGGCCGATTCCCAGGTAG